A genomic window from Gossypium hirsutum isolate 1008001.06 chromosome D10, Gossypium_hirsutum_v2.1, whole genome shotgun sequence includes:
- the LOC107914559 gene encoding shikimate O-hydroxycinnamoyltransferase, translated as MEITIKESAIVRPAEDTPKRSLWNSNLDIVMIRYHIPTVYYYKPNGSSDFFDTGRLKEALSKILVPFYPVAGRLGYDENGRLEIICNGEGVLFVEAETTAVMEHLIGAFAENHQVLRLVPKVDYSEGISSYPLILLQVTKFKCGGVCLGVGIQHTLGDGAAALHFINSWADTSRGLTPAIAPFIDRTLLRARDPPTPKLHHVEYDPSPALKSALKSQSDDHKPSIVSTFKLTADQLNTLKAKANVANANGGIKYSSFNILAAHIWRCVSKARGLPADQDTKLYFPVDGRYRLDPPLPPGYFGNVIFTTALIAQAGNLETESFTDTIKRIHEGLNQINDEYLRSAIDYIEKVPDLNTLVRGPHTFRCPNLVVVPWNWLPIYEADFGWGRPIYMGPGNVVQEGKIYILPSPTNDGSLTLAARLEIPHMKVFEKLIYEF; from the exons ATGGAGATTACTATAAAGGAGTCTGCTATTGTTCGTCCAGCTGAAGACACTCCCAAACGAAGTCTATGGAACTCCAATTTAGATATAGTGATGATAAGATACCACATCCCTACTGTATACTATTACAAGCCAAATGGTTCTTCTGATTTCTTTGATACTGGAAGGCTTAAAGAAGCTTTGAGCAAGATTCTTGTCCCATTTTACCCTGTTGCTGGAAGGTTGGGGTATGATGAAAATGGAAGACTTGAGATAATATGCAACGGTGAAGGAGTTTTATTCGTTGAAGCTGAAACTACTGCAGTCATGGAACATTTGATTGGTGCTTTTGCCGAGAACCATCAAGTGTTACGTTTAGTCCCTAAAGTCGACTATTCTGAAGGAATATCTTCCTATCCACTTATTTTATTGCAG GTAACTAAGTTCAAATGCGGTGGAGTTTGTCTTGGAGTAGGGATTCAACATACTTTAGGAGACGGCGCAGCGGCTCTTCATTTCATCAATAGTTGGGCTGACACTTCACGGGGCTTGACGCCTGCCATTGCACCATTCATTGATCGAACTCTTCTTCGTGCTCGGGACCCACCAACGCCTAAGCTCCACCATGTTGAATATGACCCTTCACCGGCATTGAAGTCTGCATTAAAATCTCAATCAGATGATCATAAGCCATCCATTGTCTCCACCTTTAAGCTCACAGCTGATCAATTGAACACCCTGAAAGCCAAAGCTAATGTTGCAAATGCAAACGGTGGTATAAAATATAGCAGCTTCAACATCTTGGCTGCACATATATGGCGTTGTGTAAGTAAAGCAAGGGGTCTCCCAGCTGATCAAGATACCAAGCTGTATTTTCCAGTCGACGGTCGATATAGATTGGATCCTCCGCTCCCACCAGGCTACTTCGGCAATGTAATCTTTACGACTGCATTAATTGCTCAAGCTGGTAATCTCGAAACCGAATCGTTTACTGACACCATAAAGAGGATCCATGAAGGATTAAATCAGATAAATGATGAATATTTAAGATCAGCTATTGATTACATTGAAAAAGTGCCTGATTTAAACACCTTGGTTAGAGGACCGCATACTTTTCGATGCCCAAACCTTGTTGTTGTTCCATGGAACTGGTTGCCTATATATGAGGCAGATTTCGGATGGGGTCGTCCCATATATATGGGGCCAGGGAATGTCGTCCAAGAAGGCAAAATTTACATACTACCAAGTCCAACTAACGATGGGAGTTTGACACTGGCAGCTCGTTTAGAGATCCCTCACATGAAAGTTTTTGAAAAActtatttatgagttttaa
- the LOC121222168 gene encoding uncharacterized protein, which produces MGQRLEKLEQYQKEMQDRLQLQMQERLDKMKQEMSEKMRESQEDIVAKLTQLITKGSDKGKGPMANVDEGNDDEILYTPGFTPPHIRAQAEYPRKSTVTIMPQQFRASISNLQTGPGSNPENNPVNSVIPDFDEVVEKERMKEELPKQLEERCRWLEEKFKAMEVTESYRGIDAKEPSLVPDLVLPHKFKMPEFEKYNGTSCREAHITMFCRRMAGYVNNDQLLIHCFQDSLLGATSKWYNQLSRTTIGSWRDLAQAFMKQYSHVTDMAPDRITLQNIEKKPSESFRQYAQRWREIAVQVQPPLLEKEITMMFINTLKAPFITYMLGSATKNFPDIIMNGEMIENAIRNGKIDAGESNKRSVSRKREDEVNNMGYSKSVTVSQPRKMAANQQGLSRQEAGTGQNTERPRFTPIPVPYRKLYQNLFDTHVISPFPMKPLQPPYPKWYDANAQCEYHARITGHSIENCIAFKKQVERLIDMGVVKFGESSSAENPLPNHD; this is translated from the coding sequence ATGGGTCAGAGATTAGAAAAGCTCGAACAGTACCAGAAGGAGATGCAAGACCGGCTTCAGCTACAAATGCAGGAGCGGTTAGACAAGATGAAACAAGAGATGTCTGAGAAGATGCGAGAATCCCAAGAAGATATAGTGGCAAAGTTAACCCAACTGATAACTAAGGGAAGTGATAAAGGAAAGGGTCCCATGGCAAATGTCGATGAgggaaatgatgatgaaattctttacactccaggtttcacccctccACATATACGAGCCCAAGCTGAATACCCGCGCAAATCTACTGTCACTATCATGCCTCAGCAGTTTCGGGCTAGTATTTCGAACCTCCAAACTGGGCCGGGTTCTAATCCTGAAAATAATCCTGTTAACTCTGTCATTCCTGACTTTGATGAAGTGGTTGAGAAGGAAAGAATGAAAGAGGAGTTACCGAAACAGTTAGAGGAAAGGTGTAGGTGGCTCGAGGAGAAGTTCAAGGCGATGGAGGTCACTGAGAGTTATCGAGGCATTGACGCAAAAGAGCCGAGTTTAGTACCAGATTTAGTACTTCCTCATaagtttaagatgcctgaatttgaaaagtacaatgggacaaGCTGCCGAgaagctcacatcaccatgttctgcaggcgaatggCTGGATACGTTAACAATGACCAGCTATTGAtacattgtttccaggatagcCTTTTAGGGGCAACATctaaatggtacaaccaattgagtcgtaccacgattggttcatggagggatttGGCACAGGCGTTCATGAAACAGTATAGTCATGTAACAGACAtggctcctgatagaatcacccttCAAAACATAGAGAAGAAGCCGAGTGAAAGCTTTAGGCAgtatgcacagagatggagggagatcgcagtccaagttcagccaccgctctTGGAAAAAGAAATAACTATGATGTTCATTAACACACTGAAGGCACCATTCATTACATATATGTTGGGGAGTGCCACAAAAAACTTTCCCGACATAATCATGAATGGCGAGATGATCGAAAATGCCATAAGAAATGGAAAGATCGATGCTGGAGAGAGTAACAAGAGGTCAGTCTCAAGGAAAAGAGAAGATGAGGTGAACAACATGGGTTACTCTAAATCAGTTACTGTAAGTCAGCCAAGAAAAATGGCTGCTAACCAGCAAGGTTTATCGAGACAGGAAGCTGGTACAGGACAAAACACAGAGAGGCCCCGATTCACGCCAATTCCAGTACCATATAGGAAACTGTATCAAAATCTGTTTGATACCCATGTTATTTCCCCTTTTCCTATGAAGCCtctacaacctccgtatcccaaatggtatgatgcgaacgcgcaatgtgaataccatgcgaGAATTACGGGACACTCGATTGAGAATTGCATTGCCTTCAAGAAGCAAGTTGAAAGACTCATCgacatgggtgttgtcaagtttgGTGAGTCATCAAGTGCAGAAAACCCattacccaatcatgattga